The following is a genomic window from Gemmatimonadota bacterium.
TCTGCAAAACCTCCATCACCGGTTCGACTCCGGTCGGCGCCTCTGCAGGAGCCCAGCACCAGACCAGAACGGCCGCCCCTCCGGGCGGCCGTTTGGCGTTCCGGCCCCAGGGTTGAGGGGACCCCAGCCAGACCGCCACCTTCGGCGGAGACACGCTCTACCAGGCGGCCTACACCCGCGACAACGGCGGCCGGATCACGGGGCTCACCGAGACGGCGCTAGGACGCCGGCGGCCAGGTCACGAGCTACACCTACGACGTCCTGGGGAACCTGACGGCCGTCACCCTCCCCGACAGCACCCAGATCAGTTACCTGGTGGATGGCCAGGGCCGCCGGATCGGGAAGAAAGTGAACGGGGTGCTGGTGCAGGGCAGGCTGTGGCAGGGGCAGCTGGCGCCGGTGGCGGAGCTGGACGGCAGCGGGCAGGTGGTGAGCCGGTTCGTGTACGGCACCCGGGTCAATGTGCCCGACTACATGGAGCGGGGCGGGGAGACCTACCGGCTGGTGACGAATCACCTCGGGAGCGTCGAGCTGGTGGTGAACGCCGCCACCGGGCAGGTGGTCTCATGGCGCGACTACGACGAGTGGGGCCGGGTGGTGGCGGATTCGAACCCGGACTTCCAGCCGTTTGGGTTCGCGGGGGGGATCCAATCCCAGGATGTAGCTCTGGTGCACTTTGGAGCTCGTGACTACGACCCGCATACGGGTCGCTGGTTGACGCCAGACCCGATCGGGTTTGCCGGCGGTGACGCGAATCTGTTTTCCTACGTTGGGGATGATCCCGTCAACCGCACCGATCCGCTAGGACAAGATTGGCTCACGATCGCGGCAAATGTCTCGGCGGGCTTCGGAGA
Proteins encoded in this region:
- a CDS encoding RHS repeat-associated core domain-containing protein, with amino-acid sequence MGNLTAVTLPDSTQISYLVDGQGRRIGKKVNGVLVQGRLWQGQLAPVAELDGSGQVVSRFVYGTRVNVPDYMERGGETYRLVTNHLGSVELVVNAATGQVVSWRDYDEWGRVVADSNPDFQPFGFAGGIQSQDVALVHFGARDYDPHTGRWLTPDPIGFAGGDANLFSYVGDDPVNRTDPLGQDWLTIAANVSAGFGDIISLGLTKDFREFFGYDNVIDYCGGIYGLGEAAGIGTSLLLGGASAAENALRMGGARGDILKRLGRGLGRFIVDNRTFPTVSEQYWRGRGAGGMHLHHWFLPKRVKPINAGWNLFAIPGTLNSFMNGTGLLAHAAEWGIKLGVPSLVAGWAAQGASYGSERDSRCQCE